In Gaiellales bacterium, a single window of DNA contains:
- the msrB gene encoding peptide-methionine (R)-S-oxide reductase MsrB, with translation MSTEITRSDQEWRELLTPEQYHVLREKGTERPFTGTYVDVKQDGVYRCAACGAELFDAGAKFDSGTGWPSFCEPANRQNVTLSTDASHGMVRTEVSCAACGGHLGHVFDDGPPSTGKRFCINSVALDLEPR, from the coding sequence TTGAGCACCGAGATCACCAGGAGCGACCAGGAGTGGCGCGAGCTGCTCACCCCCGAGCAGTACCACGTCCTCCGAGAGAAGGGCACGGAGCGTCCCTTCACCGGCACGTACGTCGACGTGAAGCAGGACGGGGTCTACCGCTGCGCCGCCTGCGGCGCGGAGCTGTTCGACGCCGGCGCCAAGTTCGACTCGGGGACCGGCTGGCCGAGCTTCTGCGAACCGGCGAACCGCCAGAACGTGACGCTGTCCACCGACGCGAGCCACGGCATGGTCCGCACCGAGGTCAGCTGCGCCGCCTGCGGCGGCCACCTCGGCCACGTGTTCGACGACGGGCCGCCGTCGACCGGCAAGCGCTTCTGCATCAACT